Proteins co-encoded in one Haladaptatus sp. ZSTT2 genomic window:
- a CDS encoding DUF1405 domain-containing protein: protein MIPERYARYYLENAPSLTWLIFANSVAILVGIRFYVETMPDVSTFLWPFYTDSPVAVFFATLSLMALVPNLGKRLDEAPQNLALCYLHTIAFVWLVKYGIWTALALNLGFSQYFPEVWAYFGIILTHLGFVGEAYLMPHYGKTTRGALAAALGLMFVNDFIDYGLGLHPPLRYEPGLALPVLTVILSVLTVWLASRAFDRYDATATQH from the coding sequence ATGATTCCGGAGCGCTACGCGCGTTACTACCTCGAAAACGCGCCGAGCCTCACATGGCTCATCTTCGCCAACTCCGTTGCCATCCTCGTCGGCATCCGATTTTACGTCGAGACGATGCCCGACGTTTCGACCTTCCTCTGGCCGTTTTACACCGATTCGCCGGTCGCCGTGTTCTTCGCCACCCTCTCGCTCATGGCGCTCGTCCCGAACCTCGGCAAACGACTCGACGAGGCACCCCAAAACCTCGCACTGTGCTATCTGCACACGATTGCGTTCGTCTGGCTCGTCAAGTATGGCATCTGGACGGCGCTCGCACTGAATCTCGGCTTCTCCCAATACTTCCCCGAGGTGTGGGCGTACTTTGGCATCATTCTCACCCACCTCGGATTCGTCGGTGAGGCCTACCTCATGCCCCACTACGGGAAAACCACCCGCGGGGCGCTCGCCGCCGCCCTCGGGCTGATGTTCGTAAACGACTTCATCGACTACGGGCTTGGCCTCCACCCGCCGCTTCGCTACGAACCCGGGCTTGCGTTGCCCGTGTTGACCGTGATACTGTCCGTGCTCACGGTCTGGCTCGCCTCGCGGGCGTTCGACCGGTACGACGCGACCGCAACCCAGCACTGA
- a CDS encoding RNA-guided endonuclease InsQ/TnpB family protein, translating to MEVIRTVKVKLDVPNERCDDLHQTKNQFLHCANTTAEWAWRHPNDYCVTSKQKAEKALYERLRTETELTANLFQKGIRRAIEATKSGVARLKKGDNTSQPHFDAWSVVYDKRSATFHRDHVSLSTVNGRVECDYVIPDNPEGTPIGEYLLNEDYEFRMSTLQYDRPTESFYLHARMRRTTDEQSTADSSDVHQTASDAAHQNASRSEDAKHRTVLGVDLNVDGSLAVTSTGAFIGNADEMNHRRREFEKTRGSMQQTGTRSAHLSIQSMNDREHRWMQDELHRASTQILEEARDHGCTHIAFENLTDIRKRMVGAKRFHAWAFRRLYQYVEYKTEMLGVVVIQVSPAYTSQRCSSCGFTHESNRRSKHQFVCQKCEYELNADYNASKNIAHKLFKKLHSGQKSSGGGAPCQCALASGTLNLNGDFHAYSVTESEGESTDKPTTSVVGY from the coding sequence ATGGAGGTGATTCGTACCGTCAAAGTCAAACTCGACGTACCCAACGAGCGGTGCGACGACCTCCATCAGACCAAAAATCAGTTCCTCCACTGTGCGAACACCACCGCAGAGTGGGCGTGGAGACACCCAAACGACTACTGCGTGACCTCGAAACAGAAAGCCGAGAAAGCCCTCTACGAGCGACTTCGAACCGAGACGGAGTTGACTGCAAACCTCTTCCAGAAAGGGATTCGGCGTGCTATCGAGGCCACCAAAAGCGGTGTCGCCCGCCTCAAGAAAGGCGACAACACCAGCCAACCACACTTCGATGCGTGGAGCGTCGTCTACGACAAGCGAAGTGCGACGTTCCACCGCGACCACGTTTCCCTCTCAACGGTAAACGGTCGCGTTGAGTGCGACTACGTGATTCCCGACAACCCCGAAGGAACACCGATTGGCGAATATCTGCTGAACGAAGATTACGAGTTTCGTATGTCCACGTTGCAGTACGACCGCCCCACAGAGTCGTTCTACCTCCACGCACGGATGCGCCGAACCACAGACGAGCAGTCCACTGCTGATTCTTCTGACGTTCATCAGACAGCGTCTGATGCAGCCCATCAGAACGCTTCGCGTTCTGAGGACGCCAAGCACAGAACAGTCCTTGGTGTTGACCTGAACGTGGACGGCTCGCTTGCTGTGACTTCCACTGGCGCGTTCATCGGGAACGCCGACGAGATGAATCATCGACGCCGAGAGTTTGAGAAGACTCGCGGGTCGATGCAACAGACAGGTACGCGGTCCGCACACCTGTCGATTCAGTCGATGAACGACCGTGAACACCGTTGGATGCAAGACGAGTTACACCGAGCGTCGACTCAGATTCTCGAAGAAGCCCGCGACCACGGCTGTACGCACATCGCGTTCGAGAACCTGACTGATATTCGCAAACGGATGGTTGGTGCAAAGCGATTCCACGCGTGGGCGTTCCGACGCCTCTACCAGTACGTCGAATACAAAACCGAGATGCTCGGTGTCGTGGTCATACAAGTGAGTCCTGCGTACACGTCTCAGCGGTGTTCTTCGTGTGGGTTTACGCATGAATCGAATCGGCGGTCAAAACACCAGTTCGTGTGTCAGAAGTGCGAGTACGAACTGAACGCGGATTACAACGCGAGCAAGAACATCGCTCACAAACTTTTCAAGAAACTCCACTCGGGGCAGAAGTCTTCGGGTGGAGGCGCACCCTGTCAGTGTGCGCTAGCGTCAGGGACACTGAACCTGAATGGCGATTTCCACGCCTACTCCGTTACGGAGTCAGAAGGGGAGTCCACTGACAAGCCCACGACTTCAGTCGTGGGTTACTGA
- a CDS encoding TrmB family transcriptional regulator, which produces MFHPNPDFTQLSDSHTNLAGTAKEISELSDIPRTRVYDAIRVLEAEGLVSVQHGNPRRFRAVSVVEATETLRLQYLDRIDTLQQSLSTLSKPVTKSDSEPAEVWTLNNRNAIESRTIELIDSADAEIVLVLADEAMLSHRLFERLESAQDRGVMVIVGGSSPSVIAKLSEEFPSIRVFESGLDWLTGPHIEGEAAVGRLLLTEIQGGIRQRFKEEAHSFRSGRNPTIHFTNHER; this is translated from the coding sequence TTGTTTCACCCAAATCCGGATTTTACGCAACTCAGTGACAGTCACACTAATCTTGCTGGTACTGCAAAGGAGATAAGCGAGCTCTCAGACATCCCTCGAACGCGAGTGTACGACGCGATTCGGGTGTTGGAGGCAGAGGGGTTGGTATCCGTCCAACACGGCAATCCTCGCCGCTTTCGAGCCGTCTCCGTTGTGGAGGCAACCGAAACCCTTCGACTGCAGTATCTGGACCGAATCGACACGCTCCAACAGTCGTTGAGCACTCTCAGCAAACCAGTCACGAAATCGGACTCGGAACCTGCGGAAGTGTGGACGCTAAACAATCGGAATGCAATCGAATCTCGGACAATCGAACTCATCGACAGTGCGGACGCCGAAATCGTCCTCGTGCTCGCTGACGAAGCGATGCTCTCCCACAGGCTGTTCGAACGCCTCGAATCGGCACAAGACCGTGGTGTCATGGTCATCGTTGGGGGATCCTCACCGTCGGTTATCGCGAAACTCTCAGAAGAGTTTCCCTCGATACGCGTGTTCGAATCCGGGTTGGACTGGCTGACAGGCCCACATATAGAGGGCGAAGCAGCGGTTGGGCGTCTCCTTCTCACAGAGATTCAAGGAGGAATCCGACAGAGATTCAAGGAGGAAGCCCACTCCTTTAGGAGTGGGAGGAATCCGACAATCCATTTTACCAACCACGAGCGATAG
- a CDS encoding ArsR/SmtB family transcription factor, which produces MDSAALLDLLGNENRRRILRLLARKPCYVTEISEYLGVSPKAVIDHLRKLEDAGLVESRTDDQRRKYFHIARNLRLEVNVSPYSFGTKSAYPASSSLDMTTTCRHLTLDVKTASTNSDTSVEEVVSELASLEQLESELSMAQRWVQGRLTDVMDRLSEYVGDANARLFTDILRAMAGGADTVAKISTVIEAPYPIVEDSLYQLNERGLVYFDNGVWKIAD; this is translated from the coding sequence ATGGACTCGGCCGCCCTGCTTGACTTACTCGGAAACGAAAATCGCCGGCGCATCCTGCGATTGCTCGCACGCAAACCGTGCTACGTGACCGAAATCAGCGAGTACCTCGGGGTCAGCCCAAAGGCGGTCATCGACCACCTCCGCAAACTCGAAGACGCCGGGCTCGTCGAAAGTCGCACCGACGACCAGCGACGCAAATACTTCCACATCGCCCGGAACCTCCGGCTCGAAGTGAACGTCTCACCCTACAGTTTCGGCACGAAAAGCGCCTATCCAGCGAGTTCGAGCCTCGACATGACGACGACGTGTCGCCACCTCACCCTCGACGTGAAAACCGCGAGCACGAACAGCGACACCTCGGTCGAAGAAGTCGTCTCGGAACTCGCCAGCTTAGAGCAATTAGAAAGCGAGCTGTCGATGGCCCAACGCTGGGTACAGGGCCGCCTCACCGACGTGATGGACCGGCTCTCTGAGTACGTCGGCGATGCGAACGCCCGGCTGTTTACCGACATTCTACGAGCGATGGCGGGCGGTGCGGACACGGTCGCCAAAATCTCGACCGTCATCGAAGCCCCCTACCCCATCGTCGAAGATTCGCTCTATCAGCTCAACGAGCGCGGCCTCGTGTACTTCGACAACGGCGTGTGGAAAATCGCGGATTAA
- the gatD gene encoding Glu-tRNA(Gln) amidotransferase subunit GatD translates to MNPGDRVRVERGGQTYDGVLLPSTTHETLVVKLDGGYNVGINRADAEVEVLESDVYQIEPGQTSDVSEVEFDEDLPTIALISTGGTIASTVDYRTGAVTAQFDAEDVLRAVPDLAGRANYRGRVVANILSENMTPDVWQDLAHAIYEEIENGADGVVVMHGTDTMQFTASAMAFMLETPVPIVFTGSQRSADRPSSDNVMNAVCAVEAAKSDCAEVLLCMHATESDTTCALHEGTRVRKNHTSRRNAFETIGAAPLGEIDYDTEELTFRREYTKRGERDLDIAPDIETDVELIKFTPGMDTAFLDVLEGKAGVVIEGTGLGHVHTDWIDSIESLVSDGTVVVMTSQCLAGRVCDRVYDTGRDLLDAGVVEGEDMLPGTAKVKLMWALANADDVAGTMQTPLAGEITPRSVPWN, encoded by the coding sequence ATGAACCCAGGGGACCGCGTCCGTGTCGAACGCGGCGGCCAGACCTACGACGGTGTGTTGCTGCCATCGACCACCCACGAGACGCTCGTCGTCAAGCTAGACGGCGGGTACAACGTCGGTATCAACCGCGCAGACGCCGAAGTCGAAGTACTCGAATCTGACGTGTATCAAATCGAACCGGGCCAAACGAGCGACGTGTCCGAAGTCGAATTTGATGAGGACCTGCCGACCATCGCGCTCATCTCGACCGGTGGCACCATCGCCTCGACGGTGGATTATCGCACCGGCGCGGTGACCGCCCAATTCGACGCAGAAGACGTGCTTCGCGCCGTCCCCGACCTCGCAGGCCGGGCAAACTACCGCGGGCGCGTCGTCGCAAACATCCTCTCTGAGAACATGACGCCCGACGTGTGGCAAGACCTCGCCCACGCCATCTACGAGGAAATCGAAAACGGCGCAGACGGCGTCGTCGTCATGCACGGCACCGACACGATGCAGTTCACCGCGAGCGCGATGGCGTTCATGCTCGAAACGCCCGTCCCCATCGTCTTCACCGGGAGCCAGCGCTCTGCAGACCGCCCATCTTCTGATAACGTGATGAACGCCGTCTGCGCGGTCGAAGCCGCGAAAAGCGACTGCGCGGAAGTGCTCCTCTGTATGCACGCGACCGAGAGCGACACGACCTGCGCGCTCCACGAGGGCACGCGCGTCCGGAAGAATCACACCTCCCGGCGCAACGCCTTCGAGACCATCGGCGCGGCCCCGCTCGGCGAAATCGACTACGACACAGAAGAACTCACCTTCCGCCGCGAGTACACGAAACGCGGCGAGCGCGACCTCGACATCGCGCCCGACATCGAAACCGACGTCGAACTCATCAAGTTCACACCGGGCATGGACACTGCCTTCCTCGATGTGTTAGAAGGCAAAGCAGGCGTCGTCATCGAGGGCACGGGCCTCGGCCACGTTCACACTGACTGGATCGACAGCATCGAGTCTCTCGTCTCCGACGGCACCGTCGTCGTCATGACCAGCCAGTGTCTCGCCGGGCGCGTCTGTGACCGCGTCTATGACACCGGTCGCGACCTGCTGGATGCGGGCGTCGTCGAAGGCGAAGACATGCTCCCCGGCACGGCCAAAGTCAAGCTGATGTGGGCGCTCGCCAACGCAGACGACGTGGCGGGCACGATGCAGACGCCGCTCGCAGGCGAGATTACGCCGCGGTCTGTGCCATGGAACTGA
- a CDS encoding GNAT family N-acetyltransferase, with translation MELTVRGIRDTDVDAIVAFTQETWADREVGDHIPRVLEDWIDTEGDTQKTFVLDAGDDIAGLCQGVLLSDHEAWAQGMRVNPEFRGNGVSRTLTNALFDWAAQQGATVARNMVYSWNIGGLGQSRATGFSPATEFRWAKPEPDADAQPDLTVEADPAAAWSYWNRSEARTHLVGLGLDLTESWAVSELTLEKLRTLASDDAVFAVKEEGTRAMAYRNRTFEHTTDEGETRSYAEYGVGAWEDAQAARSLFAALSRDAARQGADNARVLIPETVRHVSDVATARVPVSSEPDFVLEADLTTRR, from the coding sequence ATGGAACTGACGGTCAGAGGAATCCGCGACACCGACGTGGACGCCATCGTCGCATTCACCCAAGAGACGTGGGCAGACCGCGAGGTCGGCGACCACATCCCGCGCGTGCTCGAAGACTGGATTGACACCGAGGGCGACACCCAGAAAACGTTCGTCTTAGACGCGGGCGACGACATCGCGGGTCTCTGTCAAGGCGTGCTGCTCTCGGACCACGAAGCGTGGGCACAGGGCATGCGCGTGAATCCCGAATTTCGCGGAAACGGCGTGAGCCGCACGCTCACGAACGCGCTGTTCGACTGGGCCGCACAGCAAGGCGCGACTGTCGCGCGGAACATGGTGTACTCGTGGAACATCGGCGGCCTCGGCCAGTCGCGCGCCACGGGCTTTTCCCCCGCCACCGAGTTCCGATGGGCGAAACCCGAACCCGACGCAGACGCACAACCCGACCTCACCGTCGAAGCCGACCCGGCGGCGGCGTGGAGCTACTGGAACCGCTCTGAGGCGCGCACGCACCTCGTCGGCCTCGGTCTCGATTTGACCGAATCGTGGGCGGTCTCGGAACTCACGCTCGAAAAGCTGCGCACGCTCGCGTCCGACGACGCCGTCTTCGCGGTCAAAGAAGAGGGCACGCGGGCGATGGCCTACCGCAATCGCACGTTCGAGCACACGACCGACGAGGGCGAAACCCGGAGTTACGCCGAGTACGGCGTCGGCGCGTGGGAGGACGCACAAGCCGCGCGCTCGCTGTTCGCCGCACTTAGCCGAGACGCTGCCCGACAGGGCGCGGACAACGCGCGCGTCCTCATCCCTGAAACCGTCCGTCACGTAAGCGACGTGGCGACCGCTCGGGTCCCGGTGAGCAGTGAACCTGATTTCGTCCTCGAAGCAGACCTGACTACCCGCCGCTGA
- a CDS encoding ubiquitin-like small modifier protein 1: MQWKLFANLAEAAGEKEVSVATEPGDTLGDALTALIEQHPALRAEVYDEDGTLHEHIRLLRNGRSPFAESEGLDTVLEAGDELALFPPVSGG; the protein is encoded by the coding sequence ATGCAGTGGAAGCTCTTTGCGAATCTTGCAGAAGCCGCCGGGGAAAAGGAGGTCAGCGTGGCCACCGAACCCGGCGACACGCTCGGTGACGCCCTCACCGCCCTCATCGAACAGCACCCGGCGCTCCGCGCGGAGGTGTACGACGAAGACGGCACGCTCCACGAACACATTCGGCTGTTGCGAAACGGGCGGAGTCCGTTCGCAGAAAGTGAAGGGCTCGACACCGTGCTCGAAGCCGGTGACGAACTCGCGCTGTTCCCGCCGGTCAGCGGCGGGTAG
- a CDS encoding TrkA C-terminal domain-containing protein, translating to MTVISELLEVLFDLSALLSVVGMGLLALTSALALTFVYRWYSRQKPPINVAILVGLAAVSLWLNTDLALKQVITAGNLDGLETNAIVTIASFVVGGFGASLGHQIGDDLAVRFFAISGVKDLNREMSQLVQSVGRTITVTLPDDIQDIEGYDPVDDATKEKLAGISLVFPRRLTVGELKTRLVSRLKEDYNVGHVDIELDESGAVTFFAIGSRAAGLGPTLPPGKAAVAIRADPAHGASAGDLVQIWKSGPEPELVTAAELRAAVEDVVTVVVDAADTDRLSAEESYRLITMPSEPLPDREFASLLRVADETMGAVTVHESSALVGTTLGTLDTTVVAVKPQSGGVTAIPARGHVLEAGDTIYAIVRPDELRRLEAVTGPSKQPSQ from the coding sequence GTGACGGTCATCTCAGAGCTGTTGGAGGTGCTGTTTGACCTCAGTGCGCTCTTATCGGTCGTCGGAATGGGGCTGCTTGCCCTCACGAGTGCGCTCGCGCTCACGTTTGTCTACCGCTGGTACTCCCGCCAGAAACCCCCCATCAACGTCGCCATTCTCGTTGGCCTCGCTGCGGTGTCGCTTTGGCTCAACACCGACTTGGCGCTGAAGCAAGTCATCACCGCGGGCAACTTAGACGGCCTCGAAACGAACGCCATCGTCACGATTGCGTCGTTCGTCGTCGGCGGCTTCGGCGCGTCGCTTGGCCACCAGATTGGCGACGACCTTGCCGTGCGATTTTTCGCCATCTCGGGGGTCAAAGACCTGAACCGCGAGATGAGCCAACTCGTCCAATCGGTCGGCCGGACGATTACGGTCACGTTGCCGGACGACATCCAAGATATCGAGGGCTACGACCCGGTAGACGACGCGACCAAGGAGAAACTCGCGGGTATCTCACTTGTCTTCCCGCGTCGGCTCACCGTTGGTGAACTGAAAACCCGTCTCGTCTCCCGGCTGAAAGAAGATTACAACGTCGGCCACGTCGACATTGAGTTGGACGAAAGCGGAGCGGTCACGTTCTTCGCCATCGGGAGTCGAGCGGCCGGACTCGGGCCAACCTTACCGCCGGGGAAAGCCGCCGTCGCCATCCGCGCAGACCCGGCCCACGGCGCGAGCGCGGGCGACCTCGTCCAAATCTGGAAGTCAGGCCCAGAACCGGAACTCGTGACGGCCGCAGAACTCAGGGCCGCCGTCGAGGATGTCGTCACTGTCGTCGTCGACGCGGCGGACACAGACCGGCTCTCGGCCGAGGAGTCCTATCGCCTCATCACGATGCCATCCGAACCGTTGCCAGACCGCGAGTTCGCCTCCCTGCTTCGCGTGGCAGACGAGACGATGGGGGCGGTCACCGTCCACGAGTCGAGTGCGCTCGTCGGGACGACCCTCGGCACCCTCGACACCACCGTCGTCGCCGTCAAACCACAGTCCGGTGGCGTCACGGCGATTCCCGCCCGCGGTCACGTTCTCGAAGCCGGTGACACCATCTACGCGATCGTCCGGCCCGACGAACTCCGGCGACTCGAAGCGGTCACGGGCCCGTCGAAACAACCCTCCCAGTGA
- a CDS encoding potassium channel family protein: MVQALPLQVLFGIYLGLLTGLLPGLIAFTLGFLFKYFTGVTLPGFGVVTLGVAIAGINGGLLGLIDPAVQSSPMLLVAAIVVMMITLYTHSMGDKLGAEFPKRLSLKRLREQKLSRDVLNRVGVRGEIQLDIVGPVGDMEGYPPLSADLRKTIKESKLTVPPDLPLSELETRLADRLRNDHDLADVSVTVDANAKASVNAAPPSGRLSRRVPKGKRAISIEALLPTGVARGDEVVLQTTAGSVTGPVVAAQSDGGSDQPPGETPAEDDETPIPAPHAPTTTGGEGRITVAVDRTDAKQLLGIETGRVVTQARGTRREYELVSLLRRAGKRFKKLTVRTGGDLDGRTLGDIAVRSTYDVAVLAVKRSPKADTNGSARGWVFAPRGETMLAAGDELFVVGTRDALAGFAEVAA, encoded by the coding sequence ATGGTTCAGGCCCTTCCACTTCAGGTGCTGTTTGGCATCTACCTCGGGCTCTTGACGGGACTGCTTCCCGGTCTCATTGCCTTCACGCTCGGGTTTCTGTTCAAATACTTCACCGGCGTCACCCTCCCCGGCTTCGGTGTCGTCACCCTCGGGGTTGCTATCGCCGGTATCAACGGTGGCCTGCTCGGGCTTATCGACCCGGCAGTCCAGAGTTCGCCAATGTTGCTCGTCGCCGCCATCGTCGTGATGATGATTACGCTCTACACCCACTCGATGGGCGACAAACTCGGCGCGGAGTTCCCAAAGCGCCTCTCGCTTAAACGCCTGCGCGAGCAGAAACTCTCGCGCGACGTGCTCAATCGCGTCGGCGTTCGCGGCGAAATCCAACTCGATATCGTCGGCCCCGTTGGCGACATGGAGGGGTATCCGCCGCTGTCTGCAGACCTCAGAAAGACAATCAAAGAGTCGAAACTCACCGTTCCGCCAGACCTCCCGCTCTCGGAACTCGAAACCCGTCTCGCAGACCGGCTGCGAAACGACCACGACCTCGCGGACGTCTCGGTGACCGTCGACGCGAATGCAAAAGCAAGCGTGAACGCCGCCCCACCGAGTGGCCGACTCTCCCGCCGGGTGCCAAAGGGCAAGCGTGCCATCTCGATCGAGGCGCTGCTTCCGACCGGCGTCGCCCGCGGCGACGAAGTGGTGTTACAGACGACCGCTGGCTCGGTCACCGGGCCAGTCGTCGCCGCCCAGTCCGACGGGGGTAGCGACCAGCCACCGGGTGAAACGCCCGCAGAAGACGACGAAACCCCGATTCCCGCGCCACACGCGCCGACAACGACCGGCGGTGAGGGCCGTATCACCGTCGCGGTAGACCGCACGGACGCAAAACAACTGCTCGGCATCGAAACCGGGCGCGTCGTCACGCAAGCGCGCGGCACCCGCCGGGAGTACGAACTCGTCTCCCTGCTCCGCCGGGCGGGCAAGCGTTTCAAGAAACTCACTGTCAGAACCGGTGGTGACCTCGACGGCCGGACGCTTGGCGACATTGCGGTCAGAAGCACCTACGACGTAGCGGTGCTCGCGGTCAAGCGCTCTCCGAAGGCGGACACCAACGGCTCCGCACGCGGGTGGGTGTTCGCTCCACGCGGCGAGACGATGCTCGCCGCCGGTGACGAACTGTTCGTCGTCGGTACCCGCGACGCGCTCGCCGGGTTCGCGGAGGTGGCCGCGTGA
- a CDS encoding NAD-binding protein, producing MNRRRSWYSIRLAILLTLAVALLSFATGVANIATPTVVPGPLSPYVPDTVQQTTGFTGALTGFLLVLSAVGLRRGLRAAWLSTMVFLPLTAAQGLLQSNSLSLPLVALSLLALPVVGFNRKRFTQDISLSTTQLGALTAIIGAQIYGTVGTYALREQFGGVNNLTDAFYYTLVTASTVGYGDASPTTQVARLFGMSVIVIGTASFAIALGSVLGPAIEARFSRALGIMNESQLATLEDHVIVLGYGELTEPILEELQETTAFVVIVPDKEHTTELAERDYKVITGEPSDEDVLERVGIDRARAVVAATNSDAEDALSILTARQLNPNIRIVAAATERENIRKLKRAGANTVISPAVIGGHLLVQSALGQRGMEDFADRILDVDEEHTDAV from the coding sequence ATGAACCGGAGGCGCTCGTGGTACAGCATTCGTCTTGCGATTTTGCTGACCCTCGCAGTGGCGTTGCTGTCGTTTGCGACGGGCGTGGCGAACATCGCGACGCCGACCGTCGTTCCCGGGCCACTCAGCCCCTACGTCCCCGACACCGTCCAGCAAACGACCGGATTTACGGGCGCGCTCACCGGGTTTTTACTGGTTCTCAGCGCCGTTGGCCTGCGTCGTGGACTCAGAGCCGCGTGGCTTTCGACGATGGTGTTTCTCCCACTCACCGCAGCACAGGGGCTCCTCCAGTCGAACTCGCTTTCTTTGCCACTCGTCGCGCTCTCGTTGCTCGCGCTGCCGGTCGTGGGGTTCAATCGAAAGCGCTTCACGCAGGACATCTCGCTGAGCACGACCCAACTGGGTGCGCTCACGGCGATTATCGGCGCACAGATTTACGGCACCGTCGGCACCTACGCCCTGCGCGAGCAGTTCGGCGGCGTCAACAACCTCACCGACGCCTTCTACTACACGCTCGTCACCGCGAGTACGGTCGGCTACGGCGATGCGTCACCGACCACGCAGGTCGCCCGCCTGTTCGGGATGAGCGTCATCGTCATCGGCACCGCCAGCTTCGCCATCGCGCTCGGGTCGGTGCTCGGCCCCGCAATCGAAGCACGCTTCAGCAGAGCACTTGGTATCATGAACGAATCACAACTCGCAACCTTAGAAGACCACGTCATCGTCCTCGGCTACGGCGAACTGACCGAACCGATTTTAGAAGAATTACAGGAGACGACCGCGTTCGTCGTCATCGTCCCCGACAAAGAACACACCACAGAACTCGCAGAGCGCGACTACAAAGTCATCACCGGCGAGCCATCAGACGAAGACGTCCTCGAACGCGTCGGCATCGACCGCGCGCGAGCGGTGGTCGCCGCGACCAACTCAGACGCAGAAGACGCCCTCTCGATTCTCACTGCGCGCCAACTCAATCCGAACATCAGAATCGTCGCCGCAGCAACCGAACGCGAGAACATCCGGAAGCTAAAACGCGCCGGAGCAAACACCGTCATCAGCCCGGCGGTCATCGGCGGGCACTTACTCGTCCAGTCAGCGCTTGGCCAGCGCGGCATGGAGGACTTCGCAGACCGCATTCTGGACGTGGACGAAGAGCACACAGACGCCGTCTAA